One Plasmodium vivax scf_7219 genomic scaffold, whole genome shotgun sequence DNA window includes the following coding sequences:
- a CDS encoding variable surface protein Vir8-related (encoded by transcript PVX_120840A) — protein MNVIYPFLDQLDIDNFDNDVLNGYIAEDYNDICVNLLTRHGSDGKSEKIKICNKLVRNLQSLSDPEENANQYQCVCLSSWLYKTVQSSHVTTDFLRDIYRDLGKLTENMIPFLNECNHNNFEVINTDPEKLIKFYSFSISINKIKSVVRLGKSYDHHKALIEYVNECIDIYKRYINTYSGPQCDNALCDELLQFEELYEELKRDFSEYEYNIPNLQSTPGKNVENFSLNVEENVLPASNSDVQTNERIAPGSTSTSKIVTMGTLISVPVVSFYALKFSPLNHWLRDNTKNKNRLSSDIGELTEKLQNDFEKEYLKSDDSQIHIG, from the exons ATGAATGTTATA TATCCCTTTTTGGATCAGYTAGATATTGATAATTTCGACAATGATGTATTAAATGGATATATTGCAGAAGattataatgatatatgtGTGAACTTACTTACAAGGCACGGTAGTGATGGAAAAAgcgagaaaattaaaatttgtaatAAACTTGTTAGAAATCTTCAATCTTTAAGCGACCCGGAAGAAAATGCCAATCAATACCAATGTGTTTGTCTCTCGAGTTGGCTATATAAAACAGTACAATCTTCCCATGTTACTACTGATTTTTTACGTGATATTTACCGCGATTTAGGGAAGCTTACGGAGAATATGATTCCTTTCCTTAATGAATGTAACCATAATAATTTCGAAGTTATAAATACAGATCCAGAAaagttaattaaattttatagtttttcaattagtattaataaaataaaaagtgttGTGAGATTGGGTAAATCCTATGATCACCATAAAGCTCTTATTGAGTATGTTAATGAGTGCattgatatatataagagGTACATAAATACGTATAGTGGGCCCCAATGCGACAATGCTTTATGTGATGAGTTGCTTCAATTTGAGGaattatatgaagaattaaaaagggatTTTTCagaatatgaatataatataccCAATTTACAAAGTACCCCaggtaaaaatgtagaaaatttttcattaaatgtCGAAGAAAACGTATTACCTGCTAGTAATAGTGATGTTCAAACTAATGAAAGAATTGCTCCAGGTAGCACAAGTACTTCCAAAATAGTAACTATGGGTACTTTAATATCTGTACCTGTTGTTTCCTTTTACGCCTTAAag tttTCTCCATTAAATCATTGGTTACGtgataatacaaaaaataaaaacagacTATCAAGTGATATAGGTGAATTAACTGagaaattacaaaatgaCTTCGAAAAAGAATACTTAAAATCGGATGATTCCCAGATTCACATAGGATAA